The following proteins are co-located in the Dyadobacter chenwenxiniae genome:
- a CDS encoding group II truncated hemoglobin: protein MEQKAIPTLYEWAGGMPVFEKLTDLFYTKVLADPLLEPVFKHMSKEHQLHVAHFIAEVFGGPEMYSKQEGSHFKMIQKHLSKHLTEAHRKRWVALLLETSDEMNLPDDPEFRSAFVAYIEWGTRIAVLNSNVDDLKMNPDEPMPKWGWGVPGGPFVE, encoded by the coding sequence CAAAAAGCAATTCCAACGTTATACGAATGGGCAGGAGGAATGCCTGTTTTTGAAAAGTTAACAGATCTTTTTTACACAAAAGTGCTGGCTGATCCGTTGCTTGAACCGGTTTTCAAACACATGTCAAAAGAGCATCAGCTGCATGTGGCGCATTTTATTGCAGAGGTTTTCGGCGGTCCCGAAATGTACAGCAAGCAGGAAGGGAGCCATTTTAAAATGATCCAGAAGCATTTGTCCAAACACCTCACCGAAGCGCACAGAAAACGCTGGGTTGCCCTGCTTTTGGAAACGTCCGACGAAATGAACCTTCCGGACGATCCTGAATTCCGATCCGCTTTTGTAGCCTACATTGAATGGGGCACGCGCATCGCCGTACTCAATTCCAATGTTGATGATCTTAAAATGAACCCCGACGAACCCATGCCGAAATGGGGCTGGGGAGTGCCAG